A part of Camelus ferus isolate YT-003-E chromosome 6, BCGSAC_Cfer_1.0, whole genome shotgun sequence genomic DNA contains:
- the LOC116664440 gene encoding wiskott-Aldrich syndrome protein homolog 1-like, protein MTRGLKGGRIGHRRIKKDHFGQRSILNKRHLKTTRCSAVLSRLPGAPSRGFPSPPPSLPFHRVASDVPTRRPSAPCPLSGGGLLRSARGERGAGGGNEATGERPGPGIVNIAARRPPPPRPGRRHAAGFAPPAARTGPRAPLSPSSPRRVPPRTSQCRGSVISIKKRSTREKDSRNSTPNAPFIEQAGMPGESANAVSHYHKLCSKYELLTPPTPTPSRSPGSAPTVTSLPPPPRSRPLHAPHPSFVHPENNLGSLRVIHTQDVEAQAERAQQPLRACSSTYATP, encoded by the exons ATGACGAGGGGTTTGAAGGGTGGTAGAATAGGCCATAGGCGCATCAAAAAGGACCATTTTGGCCAAAGGAGTATTTTGAACAAAAGGCACTTAAAAACCACCAGGTGCTCGGCGGTTCTCAGCCGCCTACCCGGTGCCCCTTCCCGTGGGTTCCCCTCTCCTCCGCCGAGTCTCCCCTTCCACAGGGTCGCATCCGATGTGCCGACGCGCCGCCCCTCCGCCCCTTGCCCGCTTTCCGGCGGCGGACTGCTGCGGTCCGCACGTGGAGAAAGGGGCGCGGGGGGCGGAAATGAGGCCACAGGTGAGCGCCCGGGCCCAGGCATCGTGAACATCGCCGCCCGACGCCCGCCACCACCGAGGCCCGGCCGCAGGCACGCCGCAGGGTTTGCTCCGCCGGCCGCCCGCACGGGGCCGCGTGCACCGCTCTCCCCAAGCAGCCCACGGAGGGTCCCACCTCGAACGTCCCAGTGTCGTGGCTCCgtcatttcaataaaaa AGCGTTCCACGCGAGAGAAAGACTCACGAAACTCAACACCTAATGCGCCTTTCATTGAACAAGCCGGAATGCCAGGGGAGAGCGCGAACGCAGTCTCCCACTACCACAAATTATGCA gtaagtATGAGTTGCTAACCCCGCCTACACCCACACCCTCGCGCTCGCCCGGCTCTGCACCCACGGTCACTTCCCTCCCGCCGCCTCCGCGCTCTCGCCCCCTGCACGCCCCTCACCCCAGCTTCGTCCACCCCGAGAACAACCTCGGGAGCCTTCGGGTTATCCACACGCAGGACGTGGAGGCCCAGGCGGAACGGGCCCAGCAGCCTCTGCGCGCGTGCTCGTCTACATATGCCACGCCCTAG